From a region of the Penaeus vannamei isolate JL-2024 chromosome 2, ASM4276789v1, whole genome shotgun sequence genome:
- the LOC113816291 gene encoding myosin regulatory light chain 2, giving the protein MSRKSGSRSSSKRSKKSGGGSNVFDMFTQRQVAEFKEGFQLMDRDKDGVIGKTDLRGTFDEIGRIATDQELDEMLADAPAPINFTMLLNMFAERQTGESDDDDVVAKAFLAFADEEGNIDCDTFRHALMTWGDKFSSQEADDALDQMDIDDGGKIDVQGVIQMLTAGGGDDAAAEEA; this is encoded by the coding sequence ATGTCCCGCAAGTCaggctctcgctcctcctccaagAGGTCCAAGAAATCCGGAGGAGGAAGCAATGTGTTCGACATGTTCACGCAGCGGCAGGTGGCCGAGTTCAAGGAGGGCTTCCAGCTGATGGACCGCGACAAGGACGGCGTCATCGGCAAGACCGACCTGCGCGGAACCTTCGACGAGATCGGCCGCATCGCCACGGACCAGGAGCTCGACGAGATGCTGGCCGACGCGCCCGCGCCCATCAACTTCACCATGTTGCTCAACATGTTCGCGGAACGGCAGACGGGCGAGAGTGACGACGACGACGTGGTGGCGAAGGCCTTCCTGGCGTTCGCCGACGAGGAAGGTAACATCGACTGCGACACCTTCCGCCACGCCCTCATGACCTGGGGCGACAAGTTCTCCTCGCAGGAAGCCGACGACGCCCTCGACCAGATGGACATCGACGACGGAGGCAAGATCGACGTCCAAGGCGTCATCCAGATGCTCACAGCCGGCGGCGGAGACGACGCGGCCGCCGAGGAAGCCTAA